The proteins below come from a single Asanoa ferruginea genomic window:
- a CDS encoding HhH-GPD-type base excision DNA repair protein: MTFSLPIAPEANALLDRSPLALLIGMTLDQQDKLEKAFSSPYVLSQRLGHEPTAEELAGFDTEELIRIFATPPALHRFPKAMATRTQEVCRLLVARYDGDPARLWSEAADGRDLFKRVAELPGFGRQKSQIFVALLGKRYGVRPEGWREAAGAYGDEGSHMSVADIVDEASLTKVRDYKKSMKAAAKSVG, translated from the coding sequence ATGACGTTCTCGCTGCCCATCGCCCCGGAGGCCAACGCGTTGCTCGACCGGAGCCCGCTGGCGCTGCTGATCGGCATGACCCTGGATCAACAGGACAAGCTCGAAAAAGCCTTCTCATCGCCATACGTGCTGAGCCAGCGCCTCGGGCACGAGCCGACGGCCGAGGAGCTCGCCGGGTTCGACACCGAGGAGCTGATCCGGATCTTCGCGACGCCGCCGGCGTTGCACCGGTTCCCCAAGGCGATGGCGACCCGCACGCAGGAGGTCTGCCGGCTGCTGGTGGCCCGCTACGACGGCGACCCGGCGCGGCTGTGGTCGGAGGCGGCCGACGGGCGTGACCTCTTCAAGCGGGTCGCTGAGCTGCCCGGGTTCGGCCGGCAGAAGTCGCAGATCTTCGTCGCCCTGCTCGGCAAGCGCTACGGGGTGCGGCCGGAGGGCTGGCGCGAGGCGGCCGGCGCCTACGGCGACGAGGGGTCGCACATGTCAGTAGCGGATATCGTTGACGAGGCGAGCCTGACCAAGGTTCGTGACTACAAGAAGTCGATGAAGGCAGCGGCAAAGTCTGTCGGGTAA
- a CDS encoding DUF7455 domain-containing protein, with product MTPTLTPPPGTVVPPATDERCDRCNAAGKLRITIAGGGELVFCGHHANKYADDLVKITVQFAADPEFEWRGADLMASNSSN from the coding sequence ATGACCCCCACTCTCACGCCGCCGCCTGGCACGGTGGTTCCCCCAGCAACCGATGAACGGTGCGATCGGTGCAACGCGGCCGGCAAGCTCCGTATCACCATCGCTGGCGGGGGGGAGCTCGTGTTCTGCGGGCACCACGCGAACAAGTACGCCGACGACCTGGTGAAGATCACCGTCCAGTTCGCGGCCGACCCGGAGTTCGAGTGGCGCGGCGCCGACCTTATGGCGTCGAACTCGTCCAACTGA
- a CDS encoding DEAD/DEAH box helicase — MVGYLRSRSEDYMAVATPGAGKTTFALRIAAELLNDGTVDAVTVVAPTEHLKTQWAQSAARVGIQLDAAFRNADLHSSSDFHGAVVTYAQVGIAPQVHRRRTMTRRTFVILDEIHHAGDSRSWGDGVKAAFDGAVRRLSLTGTPFRSDENPIPFVVYERGGDGLQRSRADSVYGYADALRDGVVRPVIFLAYSGETRWRTSAGDELAARLGEPMTQDLVAQAWRTALDPTGDWMVQVLRAADARLQVKRAGGMPDAGGLVIATDQQNARSYAKLIERVTGEKAVVVLSDDAGASARIAKFAASDERWMVAVRMVSEGVDIPRLAVGVYATSASTPLYFAQAIGRFVRARRPGETASVFLPSVPHLLGLASEMEAERNHVLGAPKEDDGLDDTLLERAQKAEDASGELTKRHEMLSATAELDQVIFDGASFGTGALAGTPEEEEYLGLPGLLTADQVSTLLNKRQADQLAAQKRRSSVATADGANGARVPGMAAAPPGPVSAGERRVVLRRQLNALVAAHHHRTGLPHGKIHAELRRICGGPPSAQATIEQLEERIATVQTL, encoded by the coding sequence ATGGTCGGCTATCTGCGGAGCCGGTCCGAGGACTACATGGCGGTCGCAACGCCGGGCGCCGGCAAGACCACCTTCGCCCTGCGGATCGCCGCGGAGTTGCTCAACGACGGCACCGTCGACGCGGTCACCGTGGTCGCGCCGACCGAGCACCTCAAGACCCAGTGGGCGCAGTCGGCGGCCCGGGTCGGCATCCAGCTCGACGCCGCGTTCCGCAACGCCGACCTGCACTCGTCGTCCGACTTCCACGGCGCGGTGGTGACCTACGCGCAGGTCGGCATCGCGCCGCAGGTGCACCGCCGGCGCACGATGACCAGGCGCACGTTCGTCATCCTCGACGAGATCCATCACGCCGGCGACTCGCGCTCCTGGGGAGACGGGGTCAAGGCCGCGTTCGACGGCGCCGTCCGGCGGCTGTCGCTGACCGGAACCCCATTTCGGTCAGACGAAAACCCCATCCCATTCGTCGTGTACGAGCGCGGCGGCGACGGCCTGCAACGGTCCAGGGCCGACTCGGTCTACGGCTACGCCGACGCGCTGCGCGACGGAGTCGTACGCCCAGTGATCTTCCTGGCTTATTCAGGTGAGACCCGGTGGCGCACCAGTGCCGGCGACGAGTTGGCGGCCCGCCTCGGCGAGCCGATGACGCAGGACCTGGTCGCGCAGGCGTGGCGCACCGCGCTCGACCCGACCGGCGACTGGATGGTCCAGGTGCTCCGGGCCGCCGACGCCCGGCTACAGGTCAAGCGGGCCGGCGGCATGCCCGACGCCGGCGGCCTGGTGATCGCGACCGACCAGCAGAACGCCCGGTCCTACGCCAAGCTGATCGAGCGGGTGACCGGCGAGAAGGCCGTCGTGGTGCTCTCCGACGACGCCGGCGCCTCCGCCCGGATCGCGAAGTTCGCGGCGTCCGACGAGCGCTGGATGGTCGCGGTGCGGATGGTCTCCGAGGGCGTCGACATCCCGCGGCTGGCCGTCGGCGTCTACGCGACCAGCGCCTCGACCCCGCTCTACTTCGCGCAGGCGATCGGTCGGTTCGTCCGCGCCCGCCGGCCCGGCGAGACGGCCAGCGTGTTCCTGCCGAGCGTGCCGCATCTGCTCGGGCTGGCCAGCGAGATGGAGGCCGAGCGCAACCACGTGCTCGGCGCGCCGAAGGAAGACGACGGGCTCGACGACACGCTGCTCGAACGCGCGCAGAAGGCGGAAGACGCCAGCGGCGAGTTGACCAAGCGGCACGAGATGCTCTCCGCGACCGCCGAGCTCGACCAGGTGATCTTCGATGGCGCCTCGTTCGGCACCGGCGCGCTGGCCGGCACGCCCGAGGAGGAGGAATACCTCGGCCTGCCCGGCCTGCTCACTGCAGACCAGGTGTCGACGTTGCTCAACAAGCGCCAGGCCGATCAACTCGCGGCCCAGAAGCGGCGTTCGTCGGTCGCCACCGCGGATGGGGCCAACGGGGCGCGTGTGCCCGGCATGGCCGCGGCGCCGCCCGGGCCAGTGTCGGCCGGCGAGCGAAGGGTCGTCCTGCGCCGTCAGCTCAACGCTCTGGTCGCCGCGCACCATCACCGCACCGGATTACCCCACGGCAAGATCCACGCGGAGCTGAGGCGAATCTGTGGCGGCCCGCCCAGTGCCCAGGCCACGATCGAGCAACTCGAGGAGCGCATCGCCACGGTGCAGACCCTCTAG
- a CDS encoding trimeric intracellular cation channel family protein yields MSPTAALLFADLLGVAVFAASGASAAVVKRLDLFGVCFVGFVAALGGGIIRDLVVNQAPPLAFDDWRYAVVAALTAVAVFFFHPHLARLRRVVLVLDAAGLALFTVTGTLVALRAGVPPVGACLLGMIAAIGGGVARDLLLREIPVVLRREIYAVASLAGAVVVMALYRGDLTGWPMVGAGVLVFAIRIVALRRNWNGEPAP; encoded by the coding sequence GTGTCACCCACCGCCGCACTCCTGTTCGCTGACCTGCTCGGCGTCGCGGTCTTCGCCGCTTCCGGCGCATCCGCCGCAGTGGTCAAGCGGCTCGACCTTTTCGGCGTCTGTTTTGTCGGCTTCGTGGCAGCTCTGGGCGGCGGCATCATCCGCGACCTCGTCGTCAACCAGGCCCCACCGCTGGCCTTCGACGACTGGCGCTACGCCGTTGTGGCAGCTCTCACAGCCGTCGCGGTCTTCTTCTTCCACCCACACCTCGCCCGGCTCCGCCGGGTCGTCCTGGTGCTCGACGCGGCCGGCCTGGCCCTGTTCACCGTCACCGGCACCCTGGTCGCGCTGCGGGCCGGCGTACCACCGGTCGGCGCCTGCCTGCTCGGCATGATCGCCGCGATCGGCGGCGGTGTCGCCCGCGACCTCCTGCTCCGCGAGATCCCGGTGGTCCTCCGCCGCGAGATCTACGCAGTGGCGTCACTGGCCGGCGCGGTCGTCGTGATGGCGCTCTACCGCGGCGACCTGACCGGCTGGCCGATGGTCGGCGCGGGCGTCCTGGTCTTCGCGATCCGCATCGTGGCCCTCCGCCGAAACTGGAACGGCGAACCGGCTCCGTAG
- a CDS encoding DUF3039 domain-containing protein, producing the protein MTSPSPETSGTILERPVETPFEQGDHERFSHYADRDKITEAMVLGTPVKALCGKVWVPSRDPSRFPVCPECKEIFEDNNRFYDKEPDPEG; encoded by the coding sequence GTGACCAGTCCGAGCCCCGAAACCAGCGGCACGATTCTCGAGCGTCCTGTCGAGACGCCGTTCGAGCAGGGCGACCACGAGCGCTTCTCGCACTACGCCGACCGCGACAAGATCACCGAGGCCATGGTCCTCGGCACTCCGGTCAAGGCGCTGTGCGGCAAGGTCTGGGTGCCGTCGCGTGATCCCAGCCGGTTCCCGGTCTGCCCTGAATGCAAAGAGATCTTCGAAGACAACAACCGCTTCTACGACAAAGAGCCCGACCCCGAAGGCTGA
- a CDS encoding pseudouridine-5'-phosphate glycosidase: MNDLVLAPEVADALAAAGPVVALESTIIAHGLPRPDNLKVAREIEATVRAAGAVPATIAVLGGQVHVGLDDDQLTYLASTDGVTKLSARDLALAAAKGVDGATTVAATSAVAAAAGIRVFATGGLGGVHRDAPYDESADLITLARTPIAVVCAGVKSILDVGATLERLETLGVAVAGYGTLRFPGFYLSDSGFPVDWSLESPDEVARAIIARTAQGVHHGALVLANPLPEAEQLDPALHDRTLAEGMAALEAGGVTGKAVTPFLLAWFHEHTGGASLDVNVRIILRNADLAARIAVAAA; encoded by the coding sequence GTGAACGACTTGGTATTAGCGCCGGAAGTGGCGGACGCGCTGGCCGCCGCCGGGCCGGTGGTGGCACTGGAAAGCACGATCATCGCGCACGGCCTGCCGCGCCCCGACAACCTCAAGGTGGCCCGCGAGATCGAGGCCACCGTCCGGGCCGCCGGCGCGGTGCCGGCGACCATCGCGGTGCTCGGCGGCCAGGTGCACGTGGGGCTCGACGACGACCAACTGACCTACCTGGCGTCGACCGACGGGGTCACCAAGCTGTCCGCCCGCGACCTGGCGCTGGCCGCCGCGAAGGGCGTCGACGGCGCGACCACGGTGGCCGCGACGAGCGCGGTCGCCGCGGCGGCGGGCATCCGGGTGTTCGCGACCGGCGGGCTGGGCGGCGTGCACCGGGACGCGCCCTACGACGAGTCGGCGGATCTGATCACGCTGGCGCGTACCCCCATCGCGGTGGTCTGTGCTGGTGTGAAGTCGATCCTGGACGTCGGCGCGACGCTGGAGCGGCTGGAGACGCTGGGCGTCGCCGTCGCGGGCTACGGCACGCTGCGCTTCCCCGGCTTCTACCTGAGCGACAGCGGCTTTCCGGTCGACTGGTCGCTGGAATCCCCTGACGAAGTGGCGCGGGCGATCATCGCGCGGACGGCGCAGGGCGTGCACCACGGCGCGCTGGTGCTCGCCAACCCGCTGCCGGAGGCCGAGCAACTCGACCCGGCGCTGCACGACCGCACGCTGGCCGAGGGGATGGCCGCGCTGGAGGCCGGCGGGGTGACCGGCAAGGCGGTGACGCCGTTCCTGCTGGCGTGGTTCCACGAGCACACGGGCGGTGCCAGCCTCGACGTCAACGTACGGATCATCCTGCGCAACGCCGACCTGGCCGCCCGGATCGCCGTCGCGGCGGCATGA
- a CDS encoding carbohydrate kinase family protein yields MTGRIVVVGDLVTDVVAVLSGPPAPDTDTAASIRFTGGGQAANTAAWLAWHGVPVTLLASVGADSAGAARVSELRAAGVDCPLPPRTDAPTGTVIVLAEGGRRTMVTDRGASLLLDPDAVAAALVGGAHLHLSGYPLLDAASRAAGVRALAAAREHGLTVSVDAASAGPLRQVGGATFISWVRGVDLLLANADEAAVLAGSAGSDPADQARSLAASLDAAVVVKLGAAGAIWADRDGVCTVPAPAATVVDPTGAGDAFAAGLLATRLAGGDPRACLTAAAAAGALAVARIGARP; encoded by the coding sequence ATGACCGGCCGGATCGTCGTCGTCGGCGACCTGGTCACCGACGTCGTGGCGGTGCTGAGCGGGCCGCCCGCCCCGGACACCGACACGGCGGCGTCGATCCGCTTCACGGGCGGCGGCCAGGCGGCGAACACCGCGGCGTGGCTGGCCTGGCACGGCGTGCCGGTGACGTTGCTGGCGTCGGTCGGCGCCGACTCGGCGGGGGCGGCCCGGGTTTCCGAGTTGCGGGCCGCGGGGGTGGACTGCCCCTTGCCGCCGCGCACTGACGCCCCGACCGGCACGGTGATCGTGCTGGCCGAGGGCGGCCGCCGGACGATGGTCACCGACCGCGGCGCAAGCCTGCTCCTCGACCCGGACGCGGTGGCGGCCGCCCTGGTCGGCGGCGCGCATCTGCATCTGTCGGGTTATCCGCTGCTGGATGCGGCGTCACGGGCGGCCGGCGTGCGGGCGCTGGCGGCGGCTCGCGAGCACGGGCTGACGGTGAGCGTCGACGCGGCGTCCGCGGGGCCGCTGCGGCAGGTGGGTGGGGCGACTTTCATCTCCTGGGTACGCGGGGTCGATCTGCTCCTGGCCAACGCGGACGAGGCGGCGGTGCTGGCTGGCTCCGCGGGCAGCGATCCGGCCGACCAGGCGCGGTCATTGGCTGCTTCGCTCGACGCTGCTGTGGTGGTCAAGCTCGGCGCAGCCGGTGCGATCTGGGCGGATCGCGACGGGGTCTGCACGGTGCCGGCTCCGGCCGCTACCGTCGTCGACCCGACCGGCGCTGGGGATGCTTTCGCGGCGGGCCTGCTGGCCACCCGCCTGGCCGGCGGCGACCCGCGTGCCTGCCTGACGGCGGCCGCGGCCGCTGGCGCCCTGGCGGTCGCACGGATCGGCGCCCGCCCTTAG
- a CDS encoding epimerase translates to MRILLTGTTGMVGQGVLRECLLAPDVSEVVSLGRSPLGDHHDKLRSIVVTDLFDLGNIDLSGIDACFFCLGVSSVGMSADTYERLTHDLTLGVADALAAQSPDPTFIYVSGAGTSETSRQRWAQVKGRTERELLERFPKGYMFRPGFIQPLHGIRPRSRFYRIMLTAGGWLIPIFRRLAPSQVVTTEEVGRAMLQVARSGPSKHILDNPDITALAK, encoded by the coding sequence ATGCGCATCCTGCTCACCGGCACGACCGGCATGGTCGGCCAAGGAGTGCTCCGCGAGTGCCTGCTCGCGCCCGACGTGTCCGAAGTGGTCTCGCTTGGCCGCTCCCCGCTCGGCGACCACCACGACAAACTCCGCTCGATCGTCGTCACCGACCTGTTCGACCTGGGCAACATCGACCTCAGCGGCATCGACGCCTGCTTCTTCTGCCTGGGCGTCTCGTCGGTCGGAATGAGCGCCGACACCTACGAGCGCCTGACCCACGACCTCACACTCGGCGTGGCCGACGCCCTGGCCGCCCAATCTCCCGACCCGACGTTCATCTACGTCTCGGGCGCCGGCACCTCGGAGACTTCACGCCAGCGCTGGGCCCAGGTCAAGGGCCGCACGGAACGCGAGCTGCTCGAACGCTTCCCCAAGGGCTACATGTTCCGCCCGGGCTTCATCCAGCCCCTGCACGGCATCCGCCCCCGAAGCCGCTTCTACCGCATCATGCTGACCGCGGGCGGCTGGCTGATCCCGATCTTCCGCCGCCTGGCCCCGAGCCAGGTGGTCACGACGGAAGAAGTCGGCCGCGCGATGCTCCAGGTGGCCCGCTCCGGCCCGTCGAAACACATCCTCGACAACCCCGACATCACCGCCCTCGCGAAATAG
- a CDS encoding DUF3099 domain-containing protein, with translation MKRSAGRPVLITDAAASQDDQLRRRTHRYVLMMLIRAVCVIIFAVLISTRPPLLWVWLVLTGAGAVVIPWLAVILANDRPPKEKYRHLHKGERSAPATPVLPTQPMPDDPAPHKTIDAEP, from the coding sequence GTGAAGCGTTCGGCCGGTCGACCTGTTCTGATCACCGATGCCGCCGCCAGCCAGGATGACCAGCTGCGGCGCCGGACGCACCGCTACGTGCTGATGATGCTCATCCGTGCGGTGTGCGTGATCATCTTCGCCGTGCTCATCTCGACCCGGCCGCCGTTGCTCTGGGTCTGGCTGGTGCTGACCGGCGCGGGCGCCGTGGTGATCCCGTGGTTGGCCGTGATCCTGGCCAACGACCGGCCGCCGAAGGAAAAGTATCGGCATCTGCACAAGGGCGAGCGGAGCGCACCGGCGACGCCGGTGCTGCCTACTCAACCGATGCCGGACGATCCCGCGCCGCACAAGACGATCGACGCGGAACCGTAA
- a CDS encoding RNA polymerase sigma factor has protein sequence MTEPRQTGADVRSITDILIAHAQRGGGHITSAEVQRTVESADVTPAQAKKIIRAIVDAGITVVVDGSASTKRPRVAAARSATPASRATTAKAAPAKKAAPPKQTPGGEEAANGTAPAKAAAAAKTTRAKAAPAKATKATGKPGEEDPKGATEGGEGPEDIDPEALAAEIEDVVVEEPAELVQAAASDAASTATDNDFEWDDEESEALKQARRDAELTASADSVRAYLKQIGKVPLLNAEQEVELAKRIEAGLYASERLRAADEGEEKLPTQMTRDLGWISRDGERAKNHLLEANLRLVVSLAKRYTGRGMAFLDLIQEGNLGLIRAVEKFDYTKGYKFSTYATWWIRQAITRAMADQARTIRIPVHMVEVINKLGRIQRELLQDLGREPTPEELAKEMDITPEKVLEIQQYAREPISLDQTIGDEGDSQLGDFIEDSEAVVAVDAVSFSLLQDQLQQVLQTLSEREAGVVRLRFGLTDGQPRTLDEIGQVYGVTRERIRQIESKTMSKLRHPSRSQVLRDYLD, from the coding sequence GTGACAGAGCCACGCCAAACCGGCGCAGACGTCCGCTCGATCACCGACATCTTGATCGCCCACGCCCAGCGCGGCGGCGGCCACATCACGTCGGCGGAGGTCCAGCGCACGGTCGAGTCGGCCGATGTGACCCCGGCCCAGGCCAAAAAGATCATCCGCGCGATCGTCGATGCCGGCATAACGGTCGTTGTCGACGGGTCGGCGAGCACCAAGCGCCCCCGCGTCGCCGCTGCCCGGTCGGCAACGCCGGCCTCGCGGGCGACCACGGCGAAGGCCGCCCCCGCGAAGAAGGCCGCGCCGCCCAAGCAGACCCCGGGCGGCGAAGAAGCGGCCAACGGCACCGCACCGGCCAAGGCCGCCGCCGCGGCCAAGACCACCCGGGCCAAGGCCGCGCCGGCCAAGGCGACCAAGGCCACCGGCAAGCCGGGCGAGGAAGACCCCAAGGGCGCCACCGAGGGCGGCGAAGGCCCGGAAGACATCGACCCCGAGGCGCTGGCCGCCGAGATCGAGGATGTCGTCGTCGAGGAGCCGGCCGAGCTGGTCCAGGCAGCGGCGAGCGACGCCGCCTCGACCGCCACCGACAACGACTTCGAGTGGGACGACGAAGAGTCCGAGGCGCTCAAGCAGGCCCGTCGCGATGCGGAGCTCACCGCTTCCGCCGACTCCGTCCGGGCCTACCTCAAGCAGATCGGCAAGGTCCCGCTGCTCAACGCCGAGCAGGAGGTCGAGCTCGCCAAGCGGATCGAGGCCGGCCTCTACGCCTCCGAGCGGCTCCGCGCCGCCGACGAGGGCGAGGAGAAGCTGCCCACGCAGATGACCCGCGACCTGGGCTGGATCTCCCGCGACGGCGAGCGCGCCAAGAACCACCTGCTGGAGGCCAACCTGCGGCTGGTCGTCTCGCTGGCCAAGCGCTACACCGGCCGCGGCATGGCCTTCCTCGACCTGATCCAGGAAGGCAACCTGGGCCTGATCCGCGCGGTCGAGAAGTTCGACTACACCAAGGGCTACAAGTTCTCCACCTACGCCACGTGGTGGATCCGGCAGGCGATCACCCGGGCCATGGCCGACCAGGCCCGCACCATCCGCATCCCCGTCCACATGGTCGAAGTGATCAACAAGCTCGGCCGCATCCAGCGCGAGCTGCTCCAGGACCTGGGCCGCGAGCCCACGCCCGAAGAGCTCGCCAAGGAAATGGACATCACGCCGGAAAAGGTCCTCGAGATCCAGCAATACGCGCGTGAGCCGATCTCGCTCGACCAGACCATCGGCGACGAGGGCGACAGCCAGCTCGGCGACTTCATCGAAGACTCCGAGGCGGTCGTGGCCGTCGACGCGGTCTCGTTCTCGCTGCTCCAGGACCAGCTCCAGCAGGTGCTCCAGACGCTGTCCGAGCGCGAGGCGGGCGTCGTCAGGTTGCGATTCGGTCTCACTGACGGCCAGCCGCGCACGCTCGACGAGATCGGCCAGGTCTACGGCGTGACGCGCGAGCGGATCCGCCAGATCGAGTCGAAGACGATGTCGAAGCTGCGCCACCCGTCACGGTCCCAGGTGCTGCGCGACTACCTGGATTAA
- a CDS encoding inositol monophosphatase family protein translates to MTDTTPALPTEIQVAELLAIAVTVAREAADTARSMRAEGVSGVTTKSTDTDVVTAADRAVERQVIAALGAKRPDDTVLGEEYGGSGGEDAAVRWVVDPIDGTVNYLYGLPQYAVSLAAEVNGVAVAAVVRNAATGEEWTATRGGGAYRGGRRLSASVQTDLAQALVATGFGYDAKRRAHQAEVLTRVITRVRDIRRFGAASLDLCLAAEGGVDAYYEKGLNPWDHAAGGLIATEAGLVVGGLDGRPAGPDMLVAAPPAIFGPLTELLAELDAAGGP, encoded by the coding sequence ATGACCGACACGACGCCCGCTCTGCCAACCGAAATTCAGGTGGCGGAGCTTCTGGCGATCGCGGTGACCGTCGCACGCGAGGCGGCGGACACCGCGCGCAGCATGCGCGCCGAGGGCGTTTCCGGCGTCACGACGAAGTCGACGGACACCGATGTCGTCACGGCGGCAGACCGGGCGGTCGAGCGCCAGGTGATCGCCGCGCTCGGCGCGAAGCGGCCGGACGACACCGTGCTCGGCGAGGAATACGGCGGCAGCGGTGGCGAGGATGCCGCGGTGCGCTGGGTCGTCGACCCCATCGACGGGACGGTCAACTACCTTTACGGACTCCCGCAGTACGCCGTGTCGCTGGCCGCTGAGGTCAATGGGGTGGCCGTGGCCGCCGTGGTGCGCAACGCGGCGACGGGCGAGGAGTGGACCGCCACCCGGGGCGGCGGCGCCTACCGGGGCGGGCGGCGGCTGAGCGCGTCCGTGCAGACCGATCTCGCGCAGGCGCTGGTGGCGACCGGGTTCGGCTACGACGCGAAGCGACGGGCCCATCAGGCCGAGGTGCTGACCCGGGTGATCACCCGGGTGCGCGACATCCGCCGGTTCGGCGCCGCCTCGCTCGACCTGTGCCTGGCGGCCGAGGGCGGGGTGGACGCCTACTACGAGAAGGGGCTCAACCCCTGGGACCACGCCGCCGGTGGGCTGATCGCGACCGAGGCCGGGCTGGTCGTCGGCGGCCTGGACGGGCGGCCGGCCGGTCCGGACATGTTGGTCGCGGCACCGCCTGCGATCTTCGGCCCGCTGACCGAGCTGCTGGCCGAGCTCGACGCCGCCGGCGGGCCGTAA
- a CDS encoding LytR C-terminal domain-containing protein, producing MRALVVVSALAVLAVAFVVYALVDDSQKGRTLAAQCPAGWPVVDLTLKKAEDIKINVYNATDTPRLADSVGSDFANRKFQVLKKGNSKTAVDGVAKLRFGPKAVSSAHVIRAYFLDEADPEYDPARTDDVVDVLIGDQFKQLATSTEVNQSLVELAAAGEPKLPAQSCPAP from the coding sequence GTGCGAGCACTCGTTGTCGTTAGCGCGCTCGCGGTGCTGGCCGTCGCCTTCGTCGTCTACGCGCTGGTCGACGATTCACAGAAGGGTCGCACCCTCGCGGCCCAGTGCCCAGCGGGTTGGCCGGTCGTCGATCTGACACTTAAAAAGGCCGAAGACATCAAGATCAATGTCTACAACGCGACCGACACGCCCCGGCTCGCCGACAGCGTCGGCAGCGACTTCGCCAACCGCAAGTTCCAGGTGCTGAAGAAGGGCAACTCGAAGACCGCGGTCGACGGCGTTGCCAAGCTGCGCTTCGGCCCCAAGGCGGTCAGCAGCGCACACGTGATCCGGGCCTACTTCCTCGACGAGGCCGACCCGGAATACGACCCCGCCCGCACCGACGACGTGGTCGATGTGCTGATCGGCGACCAGTTCAAGCAGCTCGCCACCTCGACCGAGGTCAACCAGTCACTGGTGGAGCTGGCCGCGGCGGGCGAGCCGAAGCTACCCGCCCAGAGCTGCCCGGCGCCCTAG
- a CDS encoding DUF4193 domain-containing protein, translating into MATDYDAPRRDEVDLGEDSLEELKARRVDAQSGAVDVDEAEVAESFELPGADLADEELTVKVLPMQQDEFRCARCFLVHHRSQLAFERNGDLICRECA; encoded by the coding sequence ATGGCCACCGACTACGACGCCCCGCGTCGCGACGAGGTCGACCTCGGCGAGGACAGCCTGGAAGAGCTCAAGGCCCGGCGAGTCGACGCACAGTCGGGCGCTGTAGACGTCGACGAGGCCGAAGTGGCCGAGAGCTTCGAGCTGCCGGGCGCCGACCTTGCCGACGAAGAGCTGACGGTCAAGGTGCTGCCGATGCAGCAGGACGAGTTCCGCTGCGCGCGCTGTTTCCTTGTCCACCACCGCAGCCAACTCGCGTTCGAGCGAAATGGCGACCTGATCTGCCGGGAATGTGCCTGA
- a CDS encoding DUF3093 domain-containing protein, whose translation MATDDYAERLRLPWWLWLCGLAVATLLAIELWMGAGGVRAWLPFVVLIPLALVGLWKAGRIRVAVDGGELRVDDAHIPLEFVTDAVPLDAAGKRELLGVGSHELAFVVQRPWVGGAVQVVIDDPADPTPYWVISSHDPVRLAAAISGTRPR comes from the coding sequence GTGGCTACCGATGACTACGCCGAGCGGTTACGGCTTCCCTGGTGGCTGTGGCTGTGCGGGTTGGCCGTCGCGACGTTGCTCGCGATCGAGCTGTGGATGGGCGCCGGCGGCGTCCGGGCCTGGCTCCCGTTCGTGGTGCTGATCCCGCTCGCCCTGGTCGGCCTCTGGAAGGCCGGCCGGATCCGGGTCGCGGTCGACGGCGGCGAGCTGCGCGTCGACGACGCGCACATCCCGCTGGAGTTCGTCACGGACGCCGTGCCGCTGGACGCCGCCGGCAAGCGCGAGCTGCTCGGCGTCGGCAGTCATGAGCTGGCGTTCGTGGTGCAGCGGCCCTGGGTGGGCGGCGCGGTGCAGGTGGTCATCGACGATCCGGCCGACCCGACCCCCTATTGGGTGATCAGCTCGCACGACCCGGTGCGGCTGGCCGCGGCGATCAGCGGGACTCGCCCTCGATGA
- the dut gene encoding dUTP diphosphatase, with translation MTDAAVRVAVRQLDPDLPLPSYAHPGDAGADLSAAADVEIPPGGRALVPTGVAIALPEGFVGLVHPRSGLANRMGVTVLNAPGTVDAGYRGEILVNLVNHDPVAPAKISRGDRIAQLVVQRVERAHFHVVEALPGSVRGSGGHGSTGGVAASSERQAD, from the coding sequence GTGACCGACGCCGCCGTCCGGGTGGCCGTGCGCCAGCTCGACCCGGACCTTCCGCTTCCGTCGTACGCCCATCCCGGTGACGCGGGTGCCGACCTGTCGGCAGCCGCCGACGTGGAGATCCCGCCCGGTGGCCGCGCGCTGGTGCCGACCGGCGTCGCGATCGCGCTGCCCGAGGGTTTCGTCGGCCTGGTGCACCCCCGCTCCGGGCTCGCCAACCGGATGGGCGTGACGGTGCTCAACGCACCCGGCACGGTCGATGCCGGCTACCGCGGTGAGATCCTGGTGAACCTGGTCAACCACGACCCCGTGGCGCCCGCGAAGATCTCCCGGGGCGACCGCATCGCGCAACTTGTCGTGCAGCGCGTCGAGCGGGCACACTTCCACGTCGTCGAGGCACTTCCCGGCTCCGTGCGCGGATCAGGCGGGCACGGTTCGACCGGCGGAGTGGCGGCATCTTCGGAAAGGCAGGCGGACTGA